In Bacillota bacterium, the genomic stretch CCAAGTAGGCAAGAGCTTTAGCTCTTGCCTACTCCACTACATTTCCTCTGGAGCCTCAAGGCCCAACAGATACAGGCCTATCTCCAGGACTTGGCAAACCCCACGCACTAGGGCGAGGCGTGCTGTCTGGGTGGTGTCATCAACCCCCAGGATCCGTCGAGCATGATAGAAGGTATTGAAGGCTGCCGCCAAGTCGAGACAATAGCGAGCAATGAGTGAAGGTTCATCCTTCTCCGCTGCCCCCCGCACTACCTCAGGGAACCGCTCCAGTAACCGGATCACAGCCAAGGCCTCTGGGTCAGTTAGGGCCTGGGGCGCAAAGCCGGCCTCATCGGTTTCTTCGGCTTTGGCCAAGACACTTCGCCCCCGGGCATAGGCATATTGTACATAGGGACCGCTGTCGCCTTCGAGACTAATCACCTTCTCCCAGTCAAATTCCGTGTCCTTAATTCTGCTGTGGGCCAAGGCATTAAAGATCACTGCCCCGATCCCCACCTGCTTCGCCACCCCGTCGGGGTCCGCTAGATCTGGGTTTCTCGCCGCGATTACAGTTCGGATACGGGTCACTGCCTCCTCTAACACATCCTCCAGGAAGATGACATTTCCCCGCCGGGTGGACATTGCCTCATCGCCGAAGAGAATGGTTCCAAAGGGGACATGCTGACAACGCTGGGCCCAGTGGTGGCCCAACAGGTTCAGAACCCGAAACACCTGATCAAAATGTAGGGACTGGGTCACTCCAACCACGTACAAAGACTTGACGAATTTCCACTGGTTCCAGCGGTAGATGGCCGCGGTAATATCCCGGGTAGCATACAGGGTGGCGCCATCGCTTTTTTTCAGCAGGCAAGGGGGAATGTCGTCTCCGACGTCGACCACCAAAGCGCCCTCGCTGGCCGTGGCAATCCCAGCCTCGATGATAGTCTTAAGCACCTCGTCCATTTTGTCGTTGTAGAAACTCTCCCCGAGGTAACTATCAAACTCAATTCCCATCCGCCGATACACCCGCTCAAACTCCTGGAGACTAAGTGCGCGAAACCATTCCCACAACCGCACAGCCTCGGCATCGCCATCCTCTAACCCCTTGAACCAGGCCCGAGCCTCGTTGTCCAGCTCCGGGTCTTCCTCAGCCACCTGATGGTACTTCACATAGAGCCTCAACAATTCCTTGATTCCCTTGGTTTCGATGGCTTGATCCTCACCCCAGCGATGATAGGCCACCATCAGCTTGCCGAACTGGGTTCCCCAGTCACCGAGATGGTTAATCCGAACCACGTTAAAGCCTAGGTGACGGTAAATCCGGGCCAAGGAATGACCGATAACGGTAGAAGGCAAATGACCTATACTAAAGGGCTTGGCGATATTGGGAGAGGAAAAATCGATGACAATGTTCCCCTCTTCCTCTCCAGAGCCATAGCGATTGCCCTGCGTCAGTACCGCCCCCAATACTTCAGCGATGTAGCAGCTGGGCTCTAGAAAAAGGTTGAGATACCCACCTACCACCTCTACCTTTGCCAACCAGGCATCTTCGGCGATGGCCTCAGCCAACTGGGCAGCAATCTTGTTGGGAGCCATCCTCAGCCTCTTGGCAAGCCCAAAACAGGGCA encodes the following:
- the argS gene encoding arginine--tRNA ligase, giving the protein MMFKTRIAQLLAGALTEEGIDAEEIKLLLEIPPNPTLGDYALPCFGLAKRLRMAPNKIAAQLAEAIAEDAWLAKVEVVGGYLNLFLEPSCYIAEVLGAVLTQGNRYGSGEEEGNIVIDFSSPNIAKPFSIGHLPSTVIGHSLARIYRHLGFNVVRINHLGDWGTQFGKLMVAYHRWGEDQAIETKGIKELLRLYVKYHQVAEEDPELDNEARAWFKGLEDGDAEAVRLWEWFRALSLQEFERVYRRMGIEFDSYLGESFYNDKMDEVLKTIIEAGIATASEGALVVDVGDDIPPCLLKKSDGATLYATRDITAAIYRWNQWKFVKSLYVVGVTQSLHFDQVFRVLNLLGHHWAQRCQHVPFGTILFGDEAMSTRRGNVIFLEDVLEEAVTRIRTVIAARNPDLADPDGVAKQVGIGAVIFNALAHSRIKDTEFDWEKVISLEGDSGPYVQYAYARGRSVLAKAEETDEAGFAPQALTDPEALAVIRLLERFPEVVRGAAEKDEPSLIARYCLDLAAAFNTFYHARRILGVDDTTQTARLALVRGVCQVLEIGLYLLGLEAPEEM